The Acidimicrobiales bacterium genome has a segment encoding these proteins:
- a CDS encoding XdhC family protein → MYDIALSVAACRRADTRVDVAWIVDTEQLGAVDPTGALALTPGGGRIGSLLDGALDSQLAELAGLQPSTGRLHDLDVSAIDAAVAGLPAGGRARCVLTPASELPDELWQVLIDRQPACLVSRLDGDRITSTTLYTGATIDDADDQVAERFRSGAASVSVDGDTLVTVLAPTTKLVLVGGGPMVEALVAAGALLGWQTAVAADASTATGLIAGLSAGDCVVVAHHDLEVAGAALDAALDTDAGYIGALGSRRMQQARADWLAYRGVTDLDRVHGPAGLDIGANSPPEVAVAVLAEALGALYRSTPPSGT, encoded by the coding sequence GTGTACGACATCGCGCTGAGCGTGGCGGCCTGCCGGCGGGCCGACACCCGCGTCGATGTGGCCTGGATCGTCGACACCGAGCAGCTGGGGGCCGTCGATCCCACCGGCGCCTTGGCCCTGACACCGGGCGGCGGCCGCATCGGCTCCCTGCTCGACGGTGCGCTCGACAGCCAGCTGGCCGAGCTCGCCGGACTCCAGCCCAGCACCGGCCGCCTGCACGACCTGGATGTGAGCGCGATCGACGCCGCGGTCGCCGGGCTTCCTGCCGGAGGCCGGGCCCGTTGCGTACTGACACCAGCCTCGGAGCTACCCGACGAGCTGTGGCAGGTGCTCATCGACCGTCAGCCGGCATGTCTGGTCAGCCGACTCGACGGCGACCGGATCACCTCCACCACGCTCTACACCGGAGCCACGATCGACGACGCCGACGACCAGGTGGCCGAGCGGTTCCGTTCCGGTGCGGCCAGCGTGAGCGTCGACGGCGACACGCTGGTGACGGTGCTGGCCCCGACCACCAAGCTCGTCCTCGTCGGTGGTGGGCCGATGGTCGAGGCGCTGGTGGCAGCGGGTGCCCTGCTCGGCTGGCAGACCGCGGTCGCGGCCGACGCCTCGACCGCGACCGGGCTGATCGCCGGTCTCTCGGCGGGCGACTGCGTGGTCGTCGCCCACCACGACCTCGAGGTCGCCGGTGCCGCGCTGGACGCGGCGCTCGACACCGACGCCGGATACATCGGCGCCCTCGGCTCGCGGAGGATGCAACAGGCCCGGGCCGACTGGCTCGCCTACCGGGGCGTGACCGACCTCGACCGGGTCCACGGCCCCGCCGGGCTCGACATCGGCGCCAACAGCCCGCCCGAGGTGGCGGTGGCGGTCCTGGCCGAGGCGCTGGGCGCGCTCTACCGATCGACTCCCCCGTCTGGGACCTGA
- a CDS encoding 5'-3' exonuclease H3TH domain-containing protein, protein MQVHLIDGTYELFRHFYAVPSHVTGDGREVGAVRAVVGSMLMLLEDGATHVAVATDKVIESFRNDLWPTYKDGSGVDPVLLSQFRLLEDTLTSAGFAVYAMVDHEADDALASLAKTAAADPQVDRVLVATPDKDLAQCVVDDRIVQYDRRKGTISGVAEVIDKFGVPPESIPDWLALVGDTADGFPGVPGWGAKSAATVLARWGHVEAIPDDPAEWDVTVRGAARLATTLAEHRENALLFRRLATLVDDLDLVGSVDELRWAGPRSGFAEVAAALDAPGLAERAEQLAERRD, encoded by the coding sequence ATGCAGGTCCACCTGATCGACGGCACCTACGAGCTGTTCCGTCACTTCTACGCCGTGCCATCGCACGTCACCGGCGACGGCCGTGAGGTGGGTGCGGTCCGGGCGGTGGTCGGTTCGATGCTCATGCTGCTCGAGGACGGCGCCACCCACGTGGCCGTCGCCACGGACAAGGTCATCGAGTCGTTCCGCAACGACCTGTGGCCCACCTACAAGGACGGCTCCGGTGTCGACCCGGTACTGCTGTCGCAGTTCCGACTGCTCGAGGACACCCTCACCTCCGCCGGGTTCGCGGTGTACGCCATGGTCGACCACGAAGCCGACGACGCCCTCGCCTCCCTGGCGAAGACCGCTGCGGCAGACCCCCAGGTCGACCGGGTCCTCGTCGCCACTCCCGACAAGGACCTGGCCCAGTGCGTGGTCGACGACCGTATCGTCCAGTACGACCGCCGCAAGGGCACCATCAGTGGGGTGGCCGAGGTGATCGACAAGTTCGGCGTGCCTCCCGAGTCGATCCCCGACTGGCTCGCCCTGGTCGGCGACACCGCCGACGGCTTCCCCGGCGTGCCGGGGTGGGGCGCCAAGTCGGCGGCCACGGTGCTGGCCCGGTGGGGCCACGTCGAGGCCATCCCGGACGACCCCGCCGAGTGGGACGTCACGGTTCGGGGCGCCGCCCGGCTGGCCACCACCCTCGCCGAGCACCGCGAGAACGCCCTGCTGTTCCGGCGCCTCGCCACCCTCGTCGACGACCTCGATCTCGTCGGCTCGGTCGACGAGCTGCGATGGGCCGGTCCACGCTCCGGGTTCGCCGAGGTGGCCGCCGCGCTCGATGCGCCTGGCTTGGCCGAACGGGCCGAGCAGCTGGCCGAACGTAGGGATTGA